The window gtaacCACTATGACAAAAATTCTTGATTGGAAATTAGCATGTTCTTAattgcgtatcgaattaactaAGAGCAAGAAAACTCCATATGCaagtgatgaaggtatattgctacacaAATAAGGAAAGCTGACTATACAAACATACAGTTATCACATTTGTCGTAAAGTTTTGATCTTAGCTAGGTTACCACCAATGTCCCTTTCCAGTAAACTattcaaatatgaaacaaatgacGCAGGCTCTgtggtatgttttatttcaagttcactgggatatgtCGAGATAAGTATAGAAGAAagaattgttaattgataatacgtcgtcgatatactggaatattgattttttcacGTACAAATTTTTGAATCAATTCTGCTTCACATGAATACAAAAATAAGTCTGCTAACGATGAGGTGCAATTGGTCCCCATGGGAATTCCAATAGATAGTTGGAAGACCTGATTTCCAAAACCTACAAAGATGTTCTCTATCAGAAAcacaagcatctttttaatgtaaacattaaaatactgGTGTGCATAATCCGATTggcttttaacaaaataattttgcaaacGACCGATGTTTAAATCACATGATCcattttattttctctctctctctctctctctctctctctctcaaatattaaaaaaaaaataatgaatattttttttattttattagataaaGAAGTATTGACATTTAGACCACATACTCAGTAATTTTTCTAACATtgtatcaatacaaaatataaaaaaggtgtTGCCTGTCTTCAAAAAACACAATCAAATCATAATGGGAACTAATGTACTTTGTTTATAATAGAAgtcttttttcataaaatgaatgaaaataacactcaaaacaaaattaaacctTATTTAAATAATggtatcaaaatatatcaattatataaaaactGTAAAAGATACTTTATAACAAATCAAAAATCATCGCCAGTATTGATGATGTGATCCAGTGTCTAGGCAACTCGTCTTACCATGAACCGAGTTGACTTAAGCGAATAGAACTTAGTCCGCCAATGATGATAAGTTACTCCTACATTGGACAGAGTGGTTTCCCCTGCCAGGTACCGGCCGTTAGGATTTGCACAGTTACAGGCGCTGTGCCACCACCCAGATTTCTTTAAAGCAGCACAGCTACCCGTAAACAAAGAGTCGTTGTCTTCATCCCATGTGGAAAACTTAGTGTTGTTCATATTATTATTAGTGGTTGAACTTGTGAAACAGTCCtctataaaaacaattaatacagTCCAaagaactatttttaaaattctacaaCGAATCGGTTAAATGATTATTGTTTTGTAGTGTTATTCTTTATTTGAATGTCACATCTCAAAACATTATCAttagaataaaacaaaaacatacgaCATTATATCCACGATTTGAgtctaaaaaatgaacatatcgacaataattgtaaaaatagAGCATAAAAAACCTGAATCGGGAAAAGTTTTTGAcacatgaaagaaaaaaatctcacCAACGTTCCCGGAGAATCCTGATATCGTGACGATGTACTTGGTTGATTCGTTTCCTACGTTAAAACTGGTGTATTTGACGTAACGTGTCTGGTTGTCAAAGTCCTCCATGTCCATCCTCATTTCATACCTTCCTTGGCTCAGCAGATGGTGTAGTTTCTCATTACCTGTAATAGCAgcgaaaaaaataataaaccttCAATGATTAGAATTGCAATGAAATATGCAGGAAACTGGAATTGTTTAACCCTACATCCTGATCACTTAAAAATAAGATAACTGATgtttaacttttcattttttgtacatatttagttttcttaaaaattgacCAGTCCTTTAACATTTTAAGTACCAGTCCACATAAAATTCAGACAAAAGGTGATACATGTAGGCTCTCAGATTTTGATGATATTTCACAAACTAGTTTTTGATGGTCCAAATATAgtgtatgtaaaataaaaattaaattcatgaaaCGTTACTATGGAAATCAGTTAAAGATAGTTTCCTTAGCAACGGAGTCGAATTTGCTCAATGGTTTCGGTAAACTATCACAATTTCAgatgttaaaatttaatcttGAAGAATCAATTTGATTAAACAAAACCTGATATCTTAAAGACATTATATTATACACTATAATCATCACCAAAATAGATAAAATAGATAAAGGAATTTATTTCTACCGATCCTCAAAAGATaggtaattttcaaattttgctgAATCAGTTTACAATCAGTTCATAcatcagtttaaaaaatgtaatataagACCTTCTAATTAAAGTAAtctgaattt is drawn from Crassostrea angulata isolate pt1a10 chromosome 5, ASM2561291v2, whole genome shotgun sequence and contains these coding sequences:
- the LOC128185601 gene encoding ficolin-2-like, whose amino-acid sequence is MDCTSLHNINCGLNSGLYRIKLPFLGHVSVFCDMETDGGGWTVFQKRQDGSVDFYRPWIEYKNGFGNLRSEFWLGNEKLHHLLSQGRYEMRMDMEDFDNQTRYVKYTSFNVGNESTKYIVTISGFSGNVEDCFTSSTTNNNMNNTKFSTWDEDNDSLFTGSCAALKKSGWWHSACNCANPNGRYLAGETTLSNVGVTYHHWRTKFYSLKSTRFMVRRVA